The following proteins come from a genomic window of Oricola thermophila:
- a CDS encoding glutathione binding-like protein yields MPGKTLADFPITKRWPARNPENIQLYSFPTPNGVKASIMLEETGLPYDAHTVKLSETTTPEFLSLNPNNKIPAIIDPDGPGGEPFPLWESGAILIYLAEKTGRFLPKDPARRHETIQWLMFQMGGVGPMFGQYGFFGVFGGKEIEDPRPRERYRKEAVRLLNVLEGRLKDRAFIMGDEYTVADIATAPWIRAAREVYGAHDAFEMDKVPNVMAWLERFLERPAVQRGLVQPPRE; encoded by the coding sequence ATGCCCGGCAAGACCCTCGCCGATTTCCCGATCACGAAACGCTGGCCTGCGCGCAATCCCGAAAACATCCAGCTCTACTCCTTTCCCACGCCGAACGGCGTCAAGGCGTCGATCATGCTGGAGGAGACCGGCCTGCCCTACGACGCCCACACGGTGAAGCTGTCGGAAACGACGACGCCCGAGTTCCTGTCGCTCAATCCGAACAACAAAATCCCCGCGATCATCGATCCCGACGGCCCCGGAGGCGAGCCCTTCCCGCTGTGGGAGTCGGGCGCCATCCTGATCTATCTGGCCGAGAAGACCGGCAGGTTCCTTCCGAAGGATCCGGCACGCCGCCACGAGACCATCCAGTGGCTGATGTTCCAGATGGGCGGTGTCGGCCCGATGTTCGGCCAGTACGGCTTCTTCGGCGTGTTCGGCGGCAAGGAGATCGAGGATCCCCGCCCGCGCGAACGCTACAGAAAGGAGGCCGTCCGCCTTCTCAACGTGCTGGAGGGACGGTTGAAGGACCGCGCATTCATCATGGGCGACGAGTACACCGTCGCCGACATCGCAACCGCCCCCTGGATCCGGGCGGCGCGCGAGGTCTACGGCGCCCATGACGCCTTCGAGATGGACAAGGTGCCGAATGTCATGGCCTGGCTCGAGCGC